A genomic stretch from Oreochromis aureus strain Israel breed Guangdong linkage group 17, ZZ_aureus, whole genome shotgun sequence includes:
- the creld2 gene encoding cysteine-rich with EGF-like domain protein 2 produces MLSTGPELRLLRLVSCLTLVLLCQVTDAKKDLKSACNTCRQITENFNKGFERTANQNFGGGNTAWEERKLSKYETSEIRLMEIVEGLCDSSSFECNHMVEEHEEHFETWWFKRKTKHPDLHKWFCIETIKVCCPKGTFGPDCNACVGGSERPCHGNGACDGDGTRGGNGKCSCHHGYTGEFCLDCIDGYFNEVRNDSFSLCTECHSSCKTCTGATNQDCDECKEGWEEDDQGACVDVNECSKDPVPCKEDQYCLNTEGSYFCKACDTVCSGCTGAGPDNCQACASGYQDTEGTCTDVDECSQSEPVCTKEHQECVNNQGSYTCICSEGYEERDGECVQTQQPDTAEESEAPETTASPHGEL; encoded by the exons ATGCTGTCCACCGGTCCAGAGCTGCGGCTGCTGCGCCTTGTGTCTTGCTTAActcttgttttactttgtcaAGTTACTGACGCCAAGAAGGATTTAAAAAGCGCCTGCAACACCTGCCGGCAAATCACCGAGAACTTCAACAAG GGCTTCGAGAGAACAGCAAACCAGAACTTTGGAGGAGGAAACACAGCCTGGGAGGAGAGGAAATTGTCTAAATATGAGACTAG TGAGATTCGGCTGATGGAGATCGTGGAGGGGCTGTGCGACAGCAGCAGCTTTGAGTGCAACCACATGGTGGAGGAGCACGAGGAGCATTTTGAGACTTGGTGGTTCAAGAG GAAAACGAAACATCCCGATCTGCACAAGTGGTTCTGCATAGAGACCATCAAAGTGTGCTGTCCAAAGGGAACATTTGGACCCGACTGCAATG CCTGTGTGGGGGGTTCTGAGCGACCCTGTCACGGGAATGGTGCGTGCGATGGAGACGGGACCCGTGGGGGAAACGGGAAGTGCAGCTGCCACCACGGTTATACAGGCGAGTTCTGCCTAGACTGCATCGACGGCTATTTCAACGAAGTGAGGAACGACAGCTTTTCTCTGTGCACag AATGTCACTCCTCTTGCAAGACCTGCACTGGAGCAACCAATCAGGACTGTGATGAGTGCAAGGAAGGCTGGGAGGAAGACGACCAGGGAGCTTGTGTAG ATGTAAATGAGTGCTCCAAAGACCCCGTTCCGTGCAAAGAAGATCAGTACTGCCTCAACACAGAAGGCTCCTATTTTTGCAAGG CCTGTGATACAGTGTGCTCCGGCTGCACTGGAGCCGGTCCCGATAACTGCCAGGCTTGTGCCAGCGGGTACCAAGACACAGAGGGAACCTGCACAG ATGTGGATGAGTGTTCTCAGTCAGAGCCAGTGTGCACAAAAGAGCACCAGGAGTGTGTCAACAATCAAGGCAGTTACACGTGCATCTGCTCTGAAGGCTACGAGGAGCGAGATGGGGAGTGTGTGCAAACACAACAGCCAG ATACAGCCGAGGAGTCTGAAGCACCTGAGACAACCGCGAGTCCGCACGGAGAGCTTTGA